In a single window of the Nicotiana tomentosiformis chromosome 8, ASM39032v3, whole genome shotgun sequence genome:
- the LOC138897637 gene encoding uncharacterized protein translates to MASDFVERFMFNTENTLDIFYIQNLKKKPTETFREYTTCWRSEAAKVRPPLEEEQMSKFFVSAQDPQYYERLMVIENHKFSNIIKLGERIEKGIKSGMLTNVEALQATIKAL, encoded by the coding sequence atggcatcagattttgTGGAAAGATTCATGTTCAATACAGAGAACACACTAGACATTTTctatattcaaaacctcaagaagaagccgacagaaaccttccgcgagtataCTACTtgttggagatcagaggccgccaAGGTGAGGCcaccacttgaagaagaacaaatgagcAAGTTCTTTGTTAGTGCCCAAGATCCACAGTACTATGAAAGGCTGATGGTTatcgagaatcacaagttctcaaacatcatcaagttaggagaaaggaTAGAAAAAGGAATCAAGAGCGGGATGTTGACTAATGTCGAGGCACTTCAAGCCACAATTAAAGCCTTGTAA
- the LOC138897636 gene encoding uncharacterized protein: MMWGSKDDEILASMRKLFVDEEDMDCSAILDEDEDLTIQIMGEGAIPGSPSTWNKPKSNLEETEAVNLGDSEIVKETRISVHLSPLKKKEYIRFLKEYADIFAWSYNDMTGLSISIVDHKLPTNLMCPPVKQKLRIFKPDMSLKIKEEVTKQIKDKFLRVVEYPTWLANIVPVLKKDGKVKKAVKGQALADHLEENPVDGEYEPLKTYFPDEEVSFVREDIAKTYDGCRMFFGTATNFKRVGIIAVLESETDQHYPELRVIRDSDLLVHQVVGECSTKNTKIFPYLHCVQELIKRFTKIEFKHVPKIQNEFANALATLSSMIQHPDKNFICFILVEIRKQIAYCAHVGEEFDGNPWFHDIKEYLEKGEYPENATHI, encoded by the exons atgatgtggggatctaAGGACGATGAGATTTTGGCCAGTATGAGGAAGCTGTTTGTGGATGAGGAAgatatggactgcagtgcaatttTAGATGAGGACGAAGACCTTACTATTCAGATAATGGGAGAAGGAGccatcccgggctcgccgagtaCTTGG aacaaaccaaagtccaacttggaggaaactgaggcagtcaacttaggggattctgaaatagtcaaagaaactcgcataagcgTTCATCTATCACCGCTAAAGAAGAAAGAGTATATCAGGTTTCTAAAGGAATATgcggatatttttgcatggtcctacaaTGACATGACCGGGTTAAGCATATCCATAGTAGATCACAAGCTACCCACCAACCTCATGTGTCCtccagtaaagcagaagctcagaatattcaagccagatatgagtctgaagataaaagaggaggttaccaagcaaatcaaagatAAGTTTCTTCGAGTGGTTgaatacccgacctggttagccaacattgtgccagttctgAAAAAAGATGGGAAAGTCAAA aaggcagtAAAGGGGCAAGCATTGGCCGATCACTTGGAAGAGAACcccgtagacggagaatacgaaccattgaagacgtattttcccgacgaggaaGTGTCATTTGTAAGAGAAGATATTGCCAAAACATATGACGGTTGTAGAATGTTTTTCGGTACAGCAACAAACTTCAAGAGAGTGGGCATCATAGCTGTTTTAGAATCAGAAACCgatcaacattatccg GAGTTGCGGGTAATCAGAGATTCTGATCTATTGGTACACCAGGTAGTAGGAGAATGTTCTaccaagaacactaaaatatttccatacttgcattgtgtacaagagttgatcaagaggttcacaaagatagaattcaagcaTGTTCCAAAGATTCAAAATGAGTTCGCAAATGCATTAgccaccttgtcttccatgatacaacatccagacaaaAATTTCATCTGTTTTATCCTAGTAGAAATTCGTAAGCAGatagcttattgtgctcatgttggaGAAGAGTTTGACGGAAATCCATGGTTTCACGATATCAAGGAATACTTGGAGAAAGGAGAATACCCAGAGAATGCTACACACATTTAG